Proteins from one Salmonella bongori NCTC 12419 genomic window:
- a CDS encoding MFS transporter encodes MTMRTGRSRWVIFILALGAGFSVAAIYYAQPLLPLMEKDLALRITSMGLVPTLTQAGYALGILFLLPLGDRYDRRTLILLKSASLAVLLLACSFTAQLHSLLLISLLLGMAATMAQDIVPAAAILAPQGQQGKMVGTVMTGLLLGILLSRTVSGLIGAAFGWREMYQLAALSIAIIGIIMWKALPRFAVSATLSYPALMCSMLQLWQRYPALRRAALAQGFLSIAFSAFWSTLAVMLAQRYQMGSAIAGAFGFAGAAGALASPLAGRLADTVGTEKVTQLAALLVTMSFALMFLLPALPVQRQWPLIALSAIGFDLGLQSSLVAHQNLVYGLEPQARGRLNALLFTVIFIGMALGSVLGSQVYALANWSGVVMLAVISSAIALIIRVMGNLSINSRHAER; translated from the coding sequence ATGACTATGCGCACCGGGCGCTCCCGCTGGGTTATTTTTATTCTGGCTCTGGGGGCGGGATTCAGCGTTGCCGCCATCTATTATGCACAGCCGCTGCTGCCGCTAATGGAAAAAGATCTGGCGTTACGTATTACCAGCATGGGACTCGTGCCCACCTTAACCCAGGCAGGGTACGCACTGGGCATTCTGTTTTTACTGCCATTAGGCGACCGTTACGACCGCCGAACATTAATTTTACTGAAAAGCGCCTCGCTTGCCGTCCTCTTGCTGGCATGTAGTTTTACCGCTCAGCTTCACTCACTTTTGCTGATAAGTCTGCTACTGGGCATGGCCGCTACCATGGCGCAGGATATTGTTCCCGCCGCCGCAATCCTTGCGCCGCAAGGCCAGCAGGGGAAAATGGTAGGTACCGTAATGACAGGACTACTGTTGGGTATTCTACTGTCCCGAACCGTTAGCGGACTGATAGGCGCTGCCTTCGGCTGGCGTGAAATGTACCAACTGGCAGCCCTGAGCATTGCCATAATCGGCATCATTATGTGGAAAGCGCTGCCTCGTTTTGCCGTAAGTGCCACGCTCAGTTATCCCGCATTAATGTGCTCTATGTTGCAGCTATGGCAACGTTATCCTGCGTTGCGACGCGCGGCGCTGGCACAGGGTTTTCTTTCTATTGCCTTTAGCGCTTTCTGGTCAACGCTGGCGGTTATGCTGGCGCAACGTTACCAGATGGGAAGCGCCATCGCCGGCGCATTTGGCTTTGCTGGCGCAGCAGGCGCACTCGCCTCGCCGCTCGCAGGACGACTGGCTGACACTGTCGGCACTGAAAAGGTGACACAGTTGGCCGCACTACTGGTGACAATGTCATTCGCGCTGATGTTTTTGCTTCCAGCGTTACCGGTACAAAGGCAATGGCCGTTGATTGCCCTTTCCGCCATCGGGTTTGATCTTGGGCTACAGTCCAGTCTTGTTGCGCACCAGAACCTGGTATATGGTCTGGAACCGCAGGCCAGAGGCCGTCTGAATGCGCTACTCTTTACGGTGATATTTATCGGTATGGCGTTAGGTTCCGTGCTTGGTAGCCAGGTCTACGCATTAGCAAACTGGTCCGGCGTGGTTATGCTAGCCGTCATCAGCAGCGCTATTGCGCTCATCATCAGAGTAATGGGAAACCTGTCAATAAATTCCCGACACGCGGAGCGATAA
- a CDS encoding LysR family transcriptional regulator, protein MKKRERIDRIELMRTFVRIVEAGSLSAAARQMQMTQATVSRRLQTLEALLSAKLLLRTTHAMRLTDDGERCYQHAREVIDAWLALEDRLNVATDKPVGMLRVRAPHAFGQQQLLTPLLTFLTRYPQLSVEWMLNDKTVDFLSDDIDCAIRVGADVDPQTVSVLLAEVPRRVVVSPLLLAQYGGIDTPHQLTSLPWISVSTFYQHNVSLVHQRSREPVTFSISPRLSTDSIYVARNAALAGLGIAIVSGWMVEEDISAGHLTELMPEWQATALSVHLVYPWARYYPTRLRKFLDLMKEVMPALTGMRHPTGG, encoded by the coding sequence ATGAAAAAGAGAGAACGTATAGACAGGATCGAGTTAATGCGTACCTTCGTGCGTATCGTTGAGGCAGGTTCCCTCTCAGCCGCGGCAAGACAAATGCAAATGACGCAGGCAACGGTAAGCCGTCGTCTACAGACGCTTGAAGCGTTACTAAGCGCTAAATTGCTGCTACGTACGACACATGCCATGCGCCTGACCGATGATGGCGAACGATGCTATCAACATGCCCGGGAAGTGATTGATGCCTGGCTGGCGCTGGAGGACAGGCTGAATGTGGCGACAGATAAACCCGTTGGAATGTTACGAGTCCGCGCACCGCATGCGTTTGGTCAGCAGCAGCTTCTGACGCCGCTATTGACATTTCTTACCCGCTACCCTCAGCTTTCGGTAGAGTGGATGCTAAATGATAAAACGGTCGATTTTCTTAGCGATGATATTGACTGCGCCATTAGAGTTGGCGCAGATGTTGATCCGCAAACTGTCTCGGTGCTGTTAGCGGAAGTGCCGCGTCGCGTCGTGGTCTCGCCGCTTTTACTGGCGCAATATGGAGGCATTGATACGCCGCATCAGTTAACATCGCTGCCGTGGATATCTGTAAGTACGTTCTACCAGCATAATGTGTCGCTGGTCCATCAGCGCAGTCGCGAACCGGTGACGTTCTCCATTTCCCCCCGATTAAGTACCGATAGCATTTATGTCGCGCGGAACGCCGCGCTGGCCGGACTGGGTATCGCCATTGTCTCCGGCTGGATGGTAGAAGAAGATATCAGCGCGGGGCATTTAACCGAGTTGATGCCGGAATGGCAGGCGACGGCGTTATCGGTTCATCTGGTTTACCCATGGGCCCGCTATTATCCTACCCGGCTACGTAAGTTTCTTGATTTGATGAAAGAGGTGATGCCCGCACTGACGGGAATGCGTCACCCTACAGGGGGATAA
- the rne gene encoding ribonuclease E — MKRMLINATQQEELRVALVDGQRLYDLDIESPGHEQKKANIYKGKITRIEPSLEAAFVDYGAERHGFLPLKEIAREYFPANYSAHGRPNIKDVLREGQEVIVQIDKEERGNKGAALTTFISLAGSYLVLMPNNPRAGGISRRIEGDDRTELKEALASLELPEGMGLIVRTAGVGKSAEALQWDLSFRLKHWEAIQKAAESRPAPFLIHQESNVIVRAFRDYLRQDIGEILIDNPKVLELARQHIAALGRPDFSSKIKLYTGEIPLFSHYQIESQIESAFQREVRLPSGGSIVIDSTEALTAIDINSARATRGGDIEETAFNTNLEAADEIARQLRLRDLGGLIVIDFIDMTPVRHQRAVENRLREAVRQDRARIQISHISRFGLLEMSRQRLSPSLGESSHHVCPRCSGTGTVRDNESLSLSILRLIEEEALKENTQEVHAIVPVPIASYLLNEKRTAVNAIETRQDGVRCVIVPNDQMETPHYSVLRVRKGEETPTLSYMLPKLHEEAMALPSEEEYAERKRPEQPALATFAMPEVPPAPTPAEPAASVATTKNSKVAAAQPAQPGLFSRFLNALKQLFSGDEETKTVEKAAPKAQEKPERQQERRKTRQNNRRDRNERRDNRDNRDNRVEREGSENRDENRRNRRQAQQQNAEARDTRQQETAEKVKASDEQQQTPRRERNRRRNDEKRQAQQEVKALNREEQPVQETEQEERVQPVQPRRKQRQLTQKVRFTNREAVETVDTPVVVDEPRPVENVEQPVPAPRTDLAKVDLPVVANVVQEQDDTAESRDNAGMPRRSRRSPRHLRVSGQRRRRYRDERYPTQSPMPLAVACASPEMASGKVWIRYPIVRSQETQVEEQRDAELALPQTAIANEQQTVAAAVAFEPEMPVQAVEPAQAAESIVVEPQTVIAPPAPEAVEVETTHPEVIAAPVDDQPQWIAESDTPVAQDVIAEATPVAETADTSIAVDENAADVVVVEPEDEMKVEATVVEHTAEETAIVPAQAVEKTENVICVADHNHASAPMTRAPAPEYVPEAPHHSDWQRPSFHFEGKGAAGGHSATRHASAPATRPQPVE; from the coding sequence ATGAAAAGAATGTTAATCAACGCGACTCAGCAGGAAGAGTTGCGCGTCGCCCTTGTAGATGGGCAGCGTCTGTACGATCTGGATATAGAAAGCCCCGGACACGAGCAGAAAAAAGCGAACATCTATAAAGGCAAAATTACCCGTATCGAACCGAGTCTGGAAGCGGCTTTTGTGGATTACGGCGCTGAACGTCACGGTTTCCTCCCGTTAAAAGAAATTGCCCGCGAATATTTTCCCGCCAACTACAGCGCTCATGGTCGTCCGAACATCAAAGACGTGTTACGTGAAGGCCAGGAGGTTATTGTTCAAATTGATAAAGAAGAACGCGGCAACAAAGGCGCGGCGTTAACCACCTTTATCAGTCTGGCGGGCAGCTATCTGGTTTTGATGCCGAATAACCCGCGTGCAGGCGGTATTTCCCGTCGCATTGAAGGTGACGATCGTACCGAGTTAAAAGAGGCGCTGGCCAGTCTGGAACTCCCTGAAGGGATGGGGCTTATCGTGCGTACCGCGGGTGTCGGTAAATCCGCCGAAGCGTTGCAGTGGGATTTAAGCTTCCGTCTGAAACACTGGGAAGCCATTCAAAAAGCCGCTGAAAGCCGCCCAGCGCCATTCCTGATCCATCAGGAAAGCAACGTCATCGTGCGCGCCTTCCGCGACTATCTGCGTCAGGATATCGGTGAAATTCTTATCGATAACCCGAAAGTGCTTGAACTGGCGCGTCAACATATTGCTGCATTAGGCCGTCCGGACTTTAGCAGCAAAATTAAGCTGTACACCGGTGAAATTCCTCTGTTCAGCCATTATCAGATCGAATCGCAGATTGAGTCGGCGTTTCAGCGAGAAGTGCGTCTGCCGTCCGGCGGCTCTATTGTTATTGACAGCACCGAGGCATTAACCGCCATCGATATTAACTCCGCCCGGGCGACTCGCGGCGGCGACATTGAAGAAACCGCGTTCAATACTAACCTCGAAGCAGCCGACGAAATTGCCCGCCAGCTACGTCTGCGCGACCTGGGCGGCCTGATCGTTATCGACTTTATTGATATGACGCCGGTGCGCCATCAGCGTGCGGTGGAAAATCGTCTACGTGAAGCGGTGCGTCAGGACAGAGCGCGTATCCAGATCAGCCATATTTCCCGCTTCGGCCTGCTGGAGATGTCCCGCCAGCGTCTGAGCCCGTCGCTGGGTGAATCCAGCCATCACGTGTGTCCTCGCTGTTCCGGTACCGGTACCGTGCGCGATAACGAGTCCTTGTCTCTTTCTATTTTGCGTCTGATTGAAGAAGAAGCGCTGAAAGAGAACACCCAGGAAGTTCATGCCATTGTTCCGGTGCCAATTGCCTCTTATCTGCTTAACGAAAAACGTACGGCAGTTAACGCGATTGAGACGCGTCAGGATGGCGTACGTTGTGTGATCGTTCCAAACGATCAGATGGAAACGCCGCACTATTCCGTGCTACGCGTACGCAAAGGGGAAGAAACCCCTACCCTGAGCTACATGCTGCCTAAACTGCATGAAGAAGCGATGGCGTTGCCTTCTGAAGAAGAGTACGCCGAGCGTAAACGCCCGGAACAACCTGCGCTGGCAACGTTTGCTATGCCAGAAGTGCCTCCAGCCCCCACGCCTGCTGAACCGGCGGCCAGTGTCGCGACGACGAAAAACAGCAAGGTGGCTGCTGCGCAACCTGCTCAGCCAGGACTGTTTAGCCGCTTCCTTAATGCGCTGAAACAGCTATTCAGCGGTGATGAAGAAACGAAAACCGTCGAAAAAGCGGCACCGAAAGCGCAAGAAAAACCGGAACGCCAGCAAGAACGCCGCAAAACACGGCAGAATAACCGCCGCGATCGCAATGAACGCCGCGACAACCGCGACAACCGTGATAACCGAGTCGAGCGGGAGGGTAGCGAGAACCGCGACGAGAATCGCCGTAACCGCCGCCAGGCACAGCAGCAAAACGCTGAAGCACGCGATACCCGCCAGCAGGAAACGGCGGAAAAAGTGAAAGCCAGCGATGAGCAGCAACAGACGCCGCGCCGCGAACGCAACCGTCGCCGCAATGATGAGAAGCGCCAGGCGCAACAGGAAGTGAAAGCGCTCAACCGCGAAGAACAACCTGTTCAGGAAACCGAGCAGGAAGAGCGTGTGCAGCCGGTTCAACCTCGCCGCAAACAGCGTCAGCTTACTCAGAAAGTCCGATTCACCAACCGCGAAGCGGTTGAGACCGTTGATACACCAGTTGTCGTTGACGAACCGCGCCCGGTTGAAAACGTTGAGCAACCCGTTCCAGCACCGCGTACTGACCTGGCGAAAGTCGATTTACCCGTCGTTGCCAATGTTGTACAGGAGCAGGACGATACCGCCGAGTCGCGTGATAACGCCGGAATGCCGCGTCGCTCCCGCCGTTCACCACGCCACTTGCGCGTAAGCGGCCAGCGTCGTCGTCGCTATCGTGACGAACGATATCCGACGCAGTCGCCGATGCCGTTAGCCGTTGCCTGCGCGTCGCCGGAAATGGCGTCGGGTAAAGTCTGGATCCGTTACCCGATTGTTCGTTCTCAGGAAACACAGGTTGAAGAGCAACGCGACGCAGAACTGGCTCTGCCTCAAACTGCCATCGCCAATGAACAGCAGACTGTCGCCGCAGCCGTTGCTTTCGAACCAGAAATGCCAGTACAGGCCGTCGAACCAGCACAAGCAGCAGAAAGTATTGTCGTTGAGCCTCAGACCGTCATCGCCCCCCCGGCACCGGAAGCAGTTGAAGTCGAGACAACGCATCCGGAAGTGATTGCCGCGCCGGTTGATGACCAGCCTCAATGGATTGCCGAAAGCGATACGCCGGTGGCGCAAGACGTTATTGCTGAGGCAACTCCGGTGGCAGAAACCGCCGATACCTCCATCGCTGTTGATGAAAACGCGGCTGACGTTGTCGTTGTTGAGCCAGAAGATGAGATGAAGGTGGAAGCGACGGTTGTGGAACACACGGCAGAAGAGACCGCCATTGTTCCGGCCCAGGCGGTGGAAAAGACGGAAAATGTTATCTGCGTTGCCGATCATAACCACGCCAGCGCCCCGATGACGCGCGCGCCCGCGCCGGAATATGTGCCAGAAGCGCCACATCATAGCGACTGGCAACGTCCTTCCTTCCACTTTGAAGGTAAAGGCGCGGCAGGCGGACACAGCGCCACACGTCACGCCAGCGCTCCGGCTACACGTCCGCAGCCAGTAGAATGA
- the rluC gene encoding 23S rRNA pseudouridine(955/2504/2580) synthase RluC yields the protein MKTETPSVKIVAIAADDAGQRIDNFLRTQLKGVPKSMIYRILRKGEVRVNKKRIKPEYKLEAGDEVRIPPVRVAEREEEAVSPHLQKVAALADVILYEDDHILVLNKPSGTAVHGGSGLSFGVIEGLRALRPQARFLELVHRLDRDTSGVLLVAKKRSALRSLHEQLREKGMQKDYLALVRGQWQSHVKTVQAPLLKNILQSGERIVRVSQEGKPSETRFKVEERYAFATLVRCSPVTGRTHQIRVHTQYAGHPIAFDDRYGDREFDKQLAGTGLSRLFLHAAALKFTHPGTGEVLRIEAPMDEQLKHCLQVLRKPV from the coding sequence ATGAAAACAGAAACGCCATCCGTAAAAATTGTTGCTATTGCCGCTGACGATGCGGGGCAACGCATTGACAACTTTTTGCGCACCCAACTGAAAGGGGTGCCCAAAAGTATGATTTATCGCATCTTACGCAAAGGCGAGGTGCGGGTGAATAAAAAACGCATCAAACCGGAATACAAGCTGGAAGCGGGCGATGAAGTTCGTATTCCGCCGGTTCGGGTTGCTGAACGCGAAGAAGAGGCTGTGTCACCGCATTTGCAAAAAGTGGCGGCGTTAGCTGATGTCATTTTGTATGAAGACGACCATATTCTGGTGCTCAATAAGCCTTCCGGCACTGCCGTACACGGCGGCAGTGGGTTAAGTTTCGGTGTAATCGAAGGATTACGGGCATTACGTCCTCAAGCGCGCTTCCTGGAGCTGGTGCATCGCCTCGACCGCGATACCTCCGGCGTGCTGCTGGTGGCGAAAAAACGCTCCGCTCTGCGTTCGTTGCATGAGCAACTGCGTGAGAAGGGAATGCAAAAAGATTATCTGGCTCTGGTTCGCGGTCAGTGGCAATCACACGTCAAAACCGTGCAGGCGCCGCTATTAAAAAATATTCTGCAAAGCGGGGAACGCATCGTACGGGTAAGTCAGGAGGGCAAACCGTCGGAAACGCGTTTCAAAGTAGAAGAGCGTTATGCGTTTGCCACGCTGGTGCGCTGTAGTCCGGTGACGGGCCGTACGCATCAGATTCGCGTGCATACCCAATATGCCGGTCATCCTATCGCGTTCGATGATCGCTACGGCGACCGTGAATTTGATAAGCAACTGGCGGGGACAGGACTGTCACGTCTGTTTTTACATGCGGCAGCGCTGAAATTTACCCATCCGGGGACGGGCGAGGTATTACGTATCGAAGCGCCGATGGATGAGCAGCTTAAGCATTGCCTGCAGGTATTACGTAAGCCTGTCTGA
- a CDS encoding Maf family protein, translating to MPRLILASTSPWRRALLEKLTIPFECAAPDVDETPLPGEAPRQLVLRLAQAKAQSLATRFPDHLIIGSDQICVLDGEITGKPLTEEKARQQLAKASGNIVTFYTGLALYNSASGHLQTEVEPFDVHFRHLRETEIDDYVRKEHPLYCAGSFKSEGLGIALFERLEGRDPNTLIGLPLIALCQMLRREEMNPLNA from the coding sequence ATGCCCCGTCTCATCCTTGCATCTACCTCGCCCTGGCGTCGCGCACTACTGGAAAAACTGACGATTCCTTTTGAATGCGCCGCGCCGGATGTGGATGAAACTCCACTGCCGGGCGAAGCGCCGCGGCAGTTGGTACTGCGTTTGGCGCAAGCCAAAGCGCAATCGCTCGCCACGCGTTTCCCGGATCATTTGATTATTGGCTCAGACCAAATTTGCGTTCTGGACGGTGAAATCACCGGCAAACCGCTGACGGAGGAAAAAGCGCGTCAGCAATTAGCCAAAGCCAGCGGGAATATTGTGACGTTTTATACCGGTCTGGCGCTGTACAATTCCGCCTCCGGACATTTACAAACCGAAGTGGAGCCTTTTGACGTGCATTTTCGCCATTTACGCGAGACGGAAATAGATGACTATGTCCGCAAAGAACATCCCCTATACTGTGCGGGAAGCTTTAAAAGCGAAGGGCTGGGGATTGCCTTATTCGAACGTTTAGAGGGCCGGGATCCGAATACGCTGATCGGTTTACCGCTTATTGCCCTGTGTCAGATGCTCAGACGGGAAGAGATGAACCCGCTTAACGCATAG
- the yceD gene encoding 23S rRNA accumulation protein YceD, with product MQKVKLPLTLDPVRTAQKRLDYQGIYTPDQVERVAESVVSVDSDVECSMSFAIDNQRLAVLTGDAVVMVSLECQRCGKPFTHQVHTTYCFSPVRSDEQAEALPEAYEPIEVNEFGEIDLLAMVEDEIILALPVVPVHDSEHCEVSEADMVFGELPDEAQKPNPFAVLASLKRK from the coding sequence ATGCAAAAGGTAAAATTACCCCTGACTCTTGATCCGGTTCGTACCGCTCAAAAACGCCTTGATTACCAGGGTATCTATACTCCCGATCAGGTTGAGCGCGTCGCCGAATCCGTAGTCAGTGTGGACAGTGATGTGGAATGCTCCATGTCGTTCGCTATCGATAACCAGCGTCTCGCCGTTTTAACCGGCGATGCGGTAGTTATGGTGTCGCTCGAATGTCAGCGTTGCGGGAAACCGTTTACCCATCAGGTTCACACAACATATTGTTTTAGCCCTGTCCGTTCCGACGAGCAGGCTGAAGCACTGCCGGAAGCGTATGAGCCGATTGAGGTAAACGAATTCGGCGAAATCGATCTGCTTGCAATGGTTGAAGATGAAATCATCCTCGCCTTGCCGGTAGTTCCGGTGCATGATTCTGAACACTGTGAAGTGTCCGAGGCGGACATGGTCTTTGGCGAACTGCCTGATGAAGCGCAAAAGCCAAACCCATTTGCCGTATTAGCCAGCTTAAAGCGTAAGTAA
- the rpmF gene encoding 50S ribosomal protein L32 codes for MAVQQNKPTRSKRGMRRSHDALTAVTSLSVDKTSGEKHLRHHITADGYYRGRKVIAK; via the coding sequence ATGGCCGTACAACAGAATAAACCAACCCGTTCCAAACGTGGCATGCGTCGTTCCCATGACGCTCTGACCGCAGTCACCAGCCTGTCTGTAGACAAAACTTCTGGTGAAAAACACCTGCGTCACCACATCACTGCCGACGGTTACTACCGTGGCCGTAAGGTAATCGCTAAGTAA
- the plsX gene encoding phosphate acyltransferase PlsX has product MTRLTLALDVMGGDFGPSVTVPAALQALNANSQLTLLLVGNPDIITPLLAKADFEQRSRLQIIPAQSVIASDARPSQAIRASRGTSMRLALELVKEGRAEACVSAGNTGALMGLAKLLLKPLEGIERPALVTVLPHQQKGKTVVLDLGANVDCDSTMLVQFAVMGAVLAEEVVGIRNPRVALLNIGEEETKGLDSIREASLMLKTVPSINYIGYLEANELLTGKTDVLVCDGFTGNVTLKTMEGVVRMFLSLLKSQGEGKKRSWWLLLLKRWLQKSLTRRFSHLNPDQYNGACLLGLRGTVIKSHGAANQRAFAVAIEQAVQAVQRQVPQRIAARLESVYPAGFEPLDEGKSVNLRAHR; this is encoded by the coding sequence TTGACACGTCTAACCCTGGCGTTAGATGTCATGGGGGGCGATTTTGGCCCTTCCGTGACGGTGCCTGCAGCATTGCAGGCACTAAACGCTAATTCGCAGCTCACTCTTCTTTTAGTCGGGAATCCCGATATTATCACGCCATTGCTTGCCAAAGCTGACTTTGAACAACGTTCGCGTCTGCAGATTATCCCTGCGCAGTCAGTTATTGCCAGTGATGCCCGGCCTTCGCAGGCGATCCGCGCCAGTCGCGGGACATCGATGCGTCTGGCCCTGGAGCTTGTAAAAGAAGGCCGAGCCGAAGCCTGTGTTAGTGCCGGTAATACCGGAGCGCTGATGGGGCTGGCGAAATTATTGCTTAAACCTCTTGAGGGGATTGAGCGTCCCGCGTTGGTGACGGTATTGCCACATCAGCAGAAGGGCAAAACGGTAGTGCTTGATTTGGGCGCCAACGTTGATTGCGACAGTACTATGCTGGTGCAGTTTGCCGTGATGGGTGCCGTTCTGGCGGAAGAGGTTGTCGGCATCAGAAATCCCCGGGTGGCGTTGCTCAATATCGGGGAAGAAGAAACTAAAGGCCTCGACAGTATTCGTGAAGCCTCTTTAATGCTAAAAACAGTCCCATCCATCAATTACATCGGTTACCTTGAGGCGAATGAGTTACTGACGGGAAAAACCGATGTACTGGTATGTGACGGCTTTACGGGCAATGTCACACTTAAAACGATGGAAGGTGTTGTCAGGATGTTCCTTTCACTGCTGAAATCACAGGGTGAGGGGAAAAAACGGTCGTGGTGGCTGCTGTTACTAAAACGTTGGTTACAAAAAAGCCTGACGAGGCGATTCAGTCACCTCAACCCCGACCAGTATAATGGCGCCTGTCTGTTAGGATTGCGCGGCACGGTGATTAAAAGTCATGGTGCGGCCAATCAGCGAGCATTTGCCGTCGCGATTGAACAGGCAGTGCAGGCGGTGCAGCGACAAGTTCCTCAGCGAATTGCCGCTCGCCTGGAATCTGTATACCCAGCCGGATTTGAACCGCTGGACGAGGGCAAAAGCGTAAACCTGCGGGCGCACAGATAA
- the fabH gene encoding beta-ketoacyl-ACP synthase III encodes MYTKIIGTGSYLPEQVRTNADLEKMVETSDEWIVTRTGIRERHIAAPNETVATMGFTAANRALEMAGIDKDHIGLIVVATTSATHAFPSAACQIQSMLGIKGCPAFDVAAACAGFTYALSIADQYVKSGAVKHALVVGSDVLARTCDPSDRGTIIIFGDGAGAVVLSASEEPGIISTHLHADGRYGELLTLPNADRVNPDNPIYLTMAGNEVFKVAVTELAHIVDETLAANNLDRSELDWLVPHQANLRIISATAKKLGMSMDNVVVTLDRHGNTSAASVPCALDEAVRDGRIKAGQLVLLEAFGGGFTWGSALIRF; translated from the coding sequence ATGTATACGAAGATTATTGGTACTGGCAGCTATCTGCCTGAACAAGTGCGGACTAACGCCGATCTGGAAAAAATGGTTGAGACCTCTGACGAGTGGATTGTCACTCGCACAGGTATTCGTGAACGCCATATTGCCGCGCCAAACGAAACCGTCGCGACGATGGGCTTTACTGCTGCGAATCGCGCGCTTGAGATGGCAGGGATCGATAAAGACCACATTGGCTTGATTGTGGTGGCTACCACCTCAGCAACGCATGCATTTCCAAGCGCAGCATGTCAGATTCAAAGTATGCTCGGTATTAAAGGTTGCCCGGCTTTCGATGTCGCGGCAGCGTGCGCAGGTTTCACCTACGCGTTAAGTATTGCCGACCAGTATGTTAAGTCCGGCGCGGTTAAACACGCGTTGGTTGTCGGTTCCGATGTATTAGCTCGCACCTGCGATCCCAGCGATCGTGGTACGATCATTATTTTCGGCGATGGTGCAGGCGCAGTTGTGCTCAGCGCCTCTGAGGAACCGGGTATTATCTCTACCCATCTTCATGCCGATGGCCGTTACGGCGAATTACTGACGCTGCCGAATGCCGACCGCGTAAATCCGGATAACCCGATTTATCTGACAATGGCGGGCAACGAAGTCTTTAAAGTGGCGGTCACCGAACTGGCGCATATTGTCGATGAAACCCTGGCGGCCAATAACCTGGACCGCTCAGAACTCGACTGGCTGGTGCCGCATCAGGCTAACCTGCGAATTATTAGCGCGACAGCGAAAAAACTTGGTATGTCGATGGACAATGTGGTTGTCACGCTGGACAGACACGGCAACACTTCTGCGGCTTCTGTGCCGTGCGCACTGGATGAAGCCGTGCGCGACGGACGAATTAAAGCTGGTCAACTGGTGTTGCTGGAAGCCTTTGGGGGCGGTTTCACCTGGGGCTCCGCGCTGATTCGTTTCTAG